A stretch of DNA from Limnothrix sp. FACHB-406:
GAACGACGCTGTACTAAGCTGGCAGAGTCGTTTAGTTGCCAATCAGTTGCCAAAGTTGTCATGGTGACATCTGCCAATCAGACTCCTGAGCAGTCTGCCAATTCGGCCTTGGGTGATTCCAGCGACGGAGCAGCCCCCATCAGGGCGATCGCCCTAGAGCAGCACGAGGTGCAAAACAGCGTGCGCCAGGCGGGAATTAATCCCAATTTCTGGTATGCGGTGGCTTGGTCTAGCCAGTTGGCAGCGGGGCAAGTGTTGGGCGTGGAAGTGTGGCAGCAAAAAATAGCCCTCTATCGGGATCGATCGGGAGCCGTCCAGGCCCTCGAAGATGCCTGCCCCCATCGCGGCGTGGAACTGAGCCGGGGCAAGGTGATGGGCGACCATCTCGCCTGTCGTTACCATGGCTGGGAGTTTGACGGAGCGGGCCAATGTCGCAAAATTCCTTACTTGCCACCGAGCCAAAAGCTGCCCTGTGCCCAAGCCCAGAGCTATCGAGCGGTCGATCGCTACGGGATCATTTGGGTGTTTCCCGGCGACCAGAGCCTAGCGGATCAAATGCCGCTGCCGGAAATTCCTGAATTTGACGATCCCCAATGGCTGGCCGTGCCGGTGACGGGACAGTTTCGGGCCCATTTTTCGGTTTGTAATGAAAACTCGATGGATGTGTTCCACGGGTTTTTGCACGAAGAATTGCAGGGCTGGTTTGATCCGGTGTTGCTGAAGCTCAAGGACGAAGGCAACGCGATCGTGGCCGATTACCAAGTGTCCTATAAGGGGCAAATGGCCAAGTTTTTGGGCTTTACGGAGTCGGCCGATCAAGTCACCACCAAAACCGTGACGGTGCAATATCGCTATCCGCACTTTTTCAGTCGCCTAGAAGGGGTTTCGAGCCTTTATCTAATGCGCCTGCCGGTGGGGCTGCGGGAGAGCCGATCGTTTGCGATTTTCTTTTTGCGGTTAGGGCTGCCCGGTTGGCTGGTGCAGGCGTTGCGGCCCTGGGCTGCCAAGCTCATTGAGCAAAAAATCTT
This window harbors:
- a CDS encoding aromatic ring-hydroxylating dioxygenase subunit alpha, whose amino-acid sequence is MVTSANQTPEQSANSALGDSSDGAAPIRAIALEQHEVQNSVRQAGINPNFWYAVAWSSQLAAGQVLGVEVWQQKIALYRDRSGAVQALEDACPHRGVELSRGKVMGDHLACRYHGWEFDGAGQCRKIPYLPPSQKLPCAQAQSYRAVDRYGIIWVFPGDQSLADQMPLPEIPEFDDPQWLAVPVTGQFRAHFSVCNENSMDVFHGFLHEELQGWFDPVLLKLKDEGNAIVADYQVSYKGQMAKFLGFTESADQVTTKTVTVQYRYPHFFSRLEGVSSLYLMRLPVGLRESRSFAIFFLRLGLPGWLVQALRPWAAKLIEQKIFMRFLNQDIEMMESEQRAIDRDPQRRYVEINPAIIAVQRMILRQYQQFLNGQAKPSR